From Bacteroidota bacterium, the proteins below share one genomic window:
- a CDS encoding glutaminyl-peptide cyclotransferase, whose amino-acid sequence MYNKFLVCICSIALSVIFFSCKNENTPVIDKKLEVYFKLTAPANNSSAKLNDSLKVSFVISKQNVKLDSSQVFFDNNYISSLKNGVTSYSFLPSAGKLGVHKVSLKTFYEDGKNETLESNIKILSDVIPKPEKFTVVKTYPHSKADFTEGFEFYKGYIYESTGLEGKSLIKKYDLASGKTLKEIPLDKQYFGEGITIFDNKIYQLTWKNKKGFVYNLDDFKFIQNFTYNTEGWGMTNNGKELIMSDGTNKIYYMNPYSFAITSNIEVYDNMGAITNINELEYYKGNIYANVWRTFLILKIDAATGKVLGRMDLEELMKQAGNLQEIDVLNGITINPATGNLLVTGKLWNKIFEIKISE is encoded by the coding sequence ATGTATAATAAATTTTTAGTTTGTATTTGTTCAATTGCACTAAGCGTAATATTTTTTTCATGTAAAAACGAGAACACACCGGTAATAGATAAAAAGCTGGAAGTATATTTCAAGCTTACAGCTCCAGCAAATAATTCTTCGGCAAAGTTAAATGACAGTCTCAAAGTCTCATTCGTAATTTCAAAGCAAAACGTTAAGCTGGATTCATCTCAGGTATTTTTTGATAACAACTATATATCTTCTCTAAAAAATGGAGTAACGTCATATTCTTTTCTACCATCAGCAGGAAAACTCGGCGTACATAAAGTCTCTCTGAAAACATTTTATGAAGACGGAAAGAACGAAACGCTTGAATCGAACATAAAAATTTTATCAGATGTAATTCCAAAGCCTGAAAAATTTACTGTAGTCAAAACTTATCCGCACTCAAAAGCAGATTTCACTGAAGGGTTTGAATTTTACAAGGGATATATTTATGAAAGCACGGGACTTGAAGGGAAATCGTTAATAAAAAAATATGATTTAGCTTCAGGTAAAACATTGAAGGAAATTCCGCTTGATAAACAATATTTCGGTGAGGGAATAACAATCTTCGATAATAAAATTTATCAGCTAACATGGAAGAATAAAAAAGGATTTGTATATAATCTTGATGATTTCAAGTTCATTCAGAATTTTACTTATAACACTGAAGGCTGGGGTATGACTAATAACGGAAAAGAATTAATTATGAGCGACGGTACAAATAAAATTTATTATATGAATCCGTATTCGTTTGCAATTACTTCTAATATTGAAGTCTATGATAACATGGGAGCAATAACAAATATAAATGAGCTTGAATACTACAAAGGAAATATATATGCAAATGTATGGAGAACTTTTTTGATTCTTAAAATAGATGCTGCGACAGGAAAAGTATTAGGAAGAATGGATTTAGAAGAGCTGATGAAGCAGGCAGGAAATTTACAGGAAATTGATGTGCTGAACGGTATAACTATTAATCCCGCAACAGGAAATTTACTTGTTACAGGTAAGCTTTGGAATAAAATTTTTGAAATAAAAATTTCTGAATAA
- a CDS encoding VOC family protein — MKIEIGHTEIFVKNPLEAKNFYVDVLGYEIEVIQHEKFVWLKRGSHIILLRPGNPVNPSAYQKANIAFVIYTDNLDDAKEYFESKGVKFKGTDGSDKCLTFTDNDGNWFQLVNKEDH, encoded by the coding sequence ATGAAAATAGAAATTGGTCACACAGAAATTTTTGTTAAAAATCCCCTTGAGGCTAAAAATTTTTATGTTGATGTATTAGGATATGAGATTGAAGTTATTCAGCATGAAAAATTTGTCTGGCTTAAGCGCGGTTCGCATATTATTCTTCTCCGGCCTGGCAATCCCGTTAACCCATCAGCTTATCAGAAAGCAAACATAGCATTTGTAATTTATACCGATAACCTGGATGATGCAAAAGAATATTTTGAATCTAAAGGAGTTAAATTTAAAGGAACTGACGGCTCGGATAAATGTCTGACTTTTACAGATAATGACGGCAACTGGTTTCAGTTAGTAAATAAAGAGGATCATTAA
- the thpR gene encoding RNA 2',3'-cyclic phosphodiesterase, whose amino-acid sequence MRSFISLNIDLKSKEKIQKIQNLVKEKIEKPYLARFEKPENFHLTIFFVGEVDEIKLTKIYETVVTKIENKFGQLNFECSGINAFPNLKNPKVIFLNCKDSENKIFELAEEVKTILGEFGFTQDKNFHPHITLARIKGRTKLKDISDINLKVNFSVNKLSIMQSIISTTGAEHKEIFAINL is encoded by the coding sequence TTGAGAAGCTTTATTTCACTTAATATTGATTTAAAAAGTAAGGAAAAGATACAAAAAATTCAGAATTTAGTTAAAGAAAAGATTGAAAAGCCTTATTTAGCCCGTTTTGAGAAACCTGAGAACTTTCATCTTACTATTTTCTTTGTTGGAGAAGTGGATGAAATTAAATTAACAAAGATATATGAAACAGTTGTAACAAAAATTGAGAATAAATTCGGGCAGCTGAATTTTGAGTGCTCAGGAATAAATGCTTTTCCGAATTTAAAAAATCCAAAAGTAATTTTTCTGAATTGTAAAGATTCGGAGAATAAAATTTTTGAGTTAGCAGAAGAAGTAAAGACAATATTAGGAGAGTTTGGTTTTACACAGGATAAAAATTTCCATCCTCATATAACACTTGCAAGAATTAAAGGAAGAACTAAATTGAAAGATATCTCAGATATAAATCTCAAAGTAAATTTTTCGGTTAATAAGCTTAGTATAATGCAAAGTATAATTTCAACAACCGGAGCAGAGCATAAAGAAATTTTTGCTATCAATCTTTAA
- a CDS encoding tetratricopeptide repeat protein, giving the protein MKAIKIFTVLLTLALTSSFVYFTGCTSAESTTGKLAFQQKDYQKAEIELKKGVAVDKNDAEAWYMLGYSQVENGHFEESKESFANAKRLSGEYGDRVTAYWVEKYNQGASSFGIGAKAKDTLTANPSYRQALRYFQAAYNIQPDSTKGIEALGRTYFALGDKDKALELFQSVIAKTNSKESAIRVAAILFDEGSTLLTLKKNDDAAATFQKVLNIPSLPKDDQYYEVSSYNFGLAKVKAAEEMKSKNENDPNIKQYYMDALAVVEPLSKTNINNKDIKPRVWDLLVVLYGNTGQTDKATDAYKKAEELKKENK; this is encoded by the coding sequence ATGAAAGCAATAAAGATATTCACCGTACTTTTAACATTAGCCCTTACCTCAAGTTTTGTTTATTTCACAGGATGCACATCAGCAGAATCCACCACAGGAAAATTAGCATTCCAGCAAAAAGATTATCAAAAGGCTGAAATAGAATTAAAGAAAGGTGTAGCAGTTGATAAAAATGATGCAGAAGCATGGTACATGTTAGGATATTCACAAGTTGAGAACGGACACTTTGAAGAATCAAAAGAATCTTTTGCAAATGCAAAAAGATTATCAGGTGAATACGGTGACAGAGTTACTGCTTATTGGGTAGAAAAATATAACCAAGGTGCCAGCAGTTTTGGAATTGGCGCAAAAGCAAAAGATACTTTAACAGCAAATCCAAGCTACAGACAGGCATTACGATATTTTCAGGCAGCATATAATATTCAGCCCGATTCAACTAAAGGTATAGAAGCATTAGGCAGAACATATTTTGCCTTAGGTGATAAAGATAAAGCTCTTGAATTATTCCAAAGTGTTATTGCAAAAACAAACAGTAAAGAAAGCGCAATAAGAGTTGCAGCAATTTTATTTGATGAAGGCAGTACATTACTTACTCTTAAAAAGAACGACGACGCAGCAGCAACATTCCAAAAAGTATTAAACATTCCTTCTCTCCCAAAAGATGACCAGTACTATGAAGTTTCTTCTTATAACTTTGGTTTGGCAAAAGTAAAAGCTGCTGAAGAAATGAAATCAAAAAATGAAAACGATCCGAACATAAAGCAGTACTACATGGATGCATTAGCAGTGGTCGAACCGTTATCAAAAACAAATATCAATAATAAAGATATCAAACCAAGAGTTTGGGATTTATTAGTTGTATTATATGGCAATACAGGTCAGACAGATAAAGCTACAGATGCTTACAAAAAAGCTGAAGAATTAAAGAAAGAAAACAAATAA
- the sppA gene encoding signal peptide peptidase SppA, protein MEQQNPPPYNYNYNYPKKSSGGSKVFWGIFISILVIALIFTAASFLFLAKVISSAEGGDRYEYNYRSGKGNGKIAVVDLDFTIITSDPIVRQFKKYREDKSIKAIVLRINSPGGGVAASQEMYEEIRKTRDSGKPVIVSFASLAASGGYYAACGGSIIVSNPGSLTGSIGVIMSFVTIQELAKKLGIDETTIKSGELKDAGSPFRYPTEKDKEYFQDIVDDSYKQFLDVVSRERKIDMEDLKKIANGRVFTGSQAKKLGLVDSLGTFEDAIRIAGKMGGIEGEPTIVKEKTRLGIVERLTEGSTSSEIKELKQELKNEFIDKPVLQYKFEK, encoded by the coding sequence ATGGAACAGCAAAATCCTCCTCCTTATAATTACAATTACAACTATCCGAAGAAATCCTCCGGTGGTTCAAAAGTATTCTGGGGAATTTTTATTTCCATTCTTGTAATAGCTCTAATTTTTACCGCAGCATCTTTTTTATTTCTTGCCAAAGTCATAAGTTCAGCAGAAGGCGGAGACAGGTATGAATATAATTACAGAAGCGGTAAAGGAAACGGAAAGATAGCAGTTGTAGATTTGGATTTTACCATAATAACTTCCGACCCGATTGTAAGACAGTTTAAGAAATACCGCGAAGATAAATCTATCAAAGCAATTGTATTAAGAATTAACTCTCCCGGCGGCGGCGTTGCTGCTTCACAGGAGATGTATGAAGAAATAAGAAAAACCCGAGACAGCGGTAAACCTGTAATAGTTTCATTTGCATCACTTGCTGCAAGCGGCGGATATTATGCTGCATGCGGCGGAAGTATTATAGTTTCTAATCCGGGTTCTTTAACAGGAAGTATCGGAGTAATAATGTCTTTCGTGACTATTCAGGAACTTGCAAAGAAACTTGGAATAGATGAAACCACAATTAAAAGCGGTGAACTGAAAGATGCAGGAAGTCCTTTCAGATATCCTACTGAAAAAGATAAAGAGTATTTTCAGGATATAGTTGATGACAGTTACAAGCAGTTTTTAGATGTTGTTTCCAGAGAGAGAAAAATCGATATGGAAGACCTCAAAAAAATTGCTAACGGAAGAGTCTTTACAGGAAGCCAGGCAAAGAAATTAGGACTTGTTGATTCACTGGGAACATTCGAAGATGCAATCAGAATAGCCGGTAAGATGGGCGGCATTGAAGGCGAGCCAACAATTGTAAAAGAGAAAACACGCTTAGGAATTGTAGAAAGACTTACAGAAGGTTCTACCTCTTCTGAGATTAAAGAGCTTAAGCAGGAATTGAAAAACGAATTCATAGATAAACCTGTTTTACAATATAAATTCGAAAAATAA
- a CDS encoding integration host factor subunit beta: MTRAQIAAKISEATGLSKKETEIVVEGFISCIIECLKENGNIEIRGFGTFKNNVKEPRTARNPRTGESISLGKRFIPMFKVSKEFKKAVQDALVK, encoded by the coding sequence ATGACAAGAGCGCAAATTGCCGCTAAAATTTCAGAAGCTACAGGACTAAGCAAGAAAGAGACAGAGATAGTTGTTGAAGGTTTCATCAGTTGCATAATTGAATGCCTGAAGGAAAACGGAAATATTGAAATCAGAGGTTTCGGAACATTTAAAAATAATGTGAAGGAACCAAGAACTGCAAGAAACCCAAGAACAGGTGAAAGTATTTCACTTGGAAAAAGATTTATCCCGATGTTCAAGGTATCAAAGGAGTTCAAAAAAGCGGTTCAGGACGCGCTAGTAAAATAA
- a CDS encoding metallophosphoesterase, translating into MNRRKFIKNTFWGLSGIGLFGGLYCWQIEPFWLEFVKVKMPIKNLPDELIGKTLMQISDIHIGNRFDYHFIINSFKKAKEFNPDFIVYTGDYVSINKDAVQYDKLEDTLNNIVKGKIATIGILGNHDYGKNWSQNDVADKISEMLISKGIQLLRNDSAEVNGINFIGFDDYWGLNFNPEKAMKGFDKSKANIVLCHNPDVCDLDVWGEYNSWILSGHTHGGQVKPPFLPPPMLPVKNKKYSAGQYELRNDRTLYINRALGHLWQVRFNVRPEITIFELQKG; encoded by the coding sequence TTGAATAGACGAAAGTTTATAAAAAATACATTTTGGGGACTTTCAGGTATAGGACTTTTCGGCGGTTTGTATTGCTGGCAAATTGAACCATTCTGGCTGGAGTTTGTGAAAGTAAAAATGCCAATCAAGAATTTACCCGATGAACTGATTGGCAAGACTCTAATGCAAATAAGTGACATCCATATTGGAAATCGCTTTGACTATCACTTCATAATTAACTCATTCAAAAAAGCAAAAGAATTTAACCCTGACTTTATTGTTTACACAGGTGACTATGTAAGCATTAACAAAGATGCAGTTCAATATGATAAGTTAGAAGATACATTAAATAATATTGTTAAGGGGAAAATAGCAACTATTGGAATTTTAGGCAATCACGATTATGGAAAAAATTGGTCGCAAAATGATGTTGCAGATAAAATTTCAGAAATGCTTATTAGCAAAGGCATTCAACTATTAAGAAATGACAGTGCTGAAGTAAACGGAATAAACTTTATTGGCTTTGATGACTATTGGGGACTGAACTTCAATCCCGAAAAAGCTATGAAAGGTTTTGACAAATCAAAAGCAAATATAGTATTGTGTCATAATCCTGATGTTTGCGATTTAGATGTTTGGGGCGAATATAATAGTTGGATACTATCAGGACATACTCACGGTGGACAAGTTAAACCGCCATTTCTTCCGCCGCCAATGCTTCCGGTAAAAAACAAAAAATACTCTGCCGGACAATATGAATTGAGAAATGACAGAACTCTATATATAAATAGAGCATTGGGACACTTATGGCAAGTGAGATTTAATGTAAGACCGGAAATAACAATTTTTGAATTACAAAAAGGGTAG
- a CDS encoding glutamate--tRNA ligase encodes MSNSEVRVRFAPSPTGYLHVGGLRTALFNYLFAKHNNGKFILRVEDTDQTRKVEGAVENIIDALNKLGLDLDEGPFKGGDFGPYYQSERLDIYKKYCDELIEKGMAYYAFETPEELDEMRKLQQIEGRQTMYDRRARDFTSEEVKEKLDSGIPHVIRLKVPLNEEIIFEDLIRGTIKIETNIIDDQVLLKADGFPTYHLANVIDDHLMNISHIIRGEEWVTSVPKHIILYRAFGWEVPKMAHLPLLLNPDKTKLSKRQGDVAVEDYMKKGYLNEALINFIALLGWHPGDGIEEEIFSMEKLIELFSLEKVHSAGAVFNIDKLNWMNNDYIKNYDLDKLTHLLIPYIKEAGYDASDFEKTKKVVSAIRVYLNKLNEVGEHIKMFYQDKVVVESDEDREIVTSDDAKKIFNYLIPAISETDFSEIDNIKNLFSEAQKATGIKGKKFFQPLRIAITGQTHGPEFPLTIQILGKDKVLAALRQMH; translated from the coding sequence ATGTCAAATTCAGAAGTAAGAGTTCGTTTTGCGCCGTCACCTACAGGATATTTACACGTGGGGGGATTGAGAACAGCTCTGTTCAATTACCTGTTTGCAAAACACAATAACGGGAAATTTATTTTAAGAGTAGAAGACACTGACCAGACACGAAAAGTTGAAGGCGCAGTTGAAAACATTATAGATGCATTGAATAAGTTAGGACTAGATTTAGATGAAGGTCCGTTCAAAGGCGGAGACTTTGGTCCCTACTATCAGTCAGAAAGATTGGATATTTATAAAAAATACTGTGATGAGCTTATCGAAAAGGGCATGGCTTATTATGCGTTTGAAACTCCAGAAGAGCTTGATGAAATGAGAAAGCTTCAGCAGATTGAGGGAAGGCAGACAATGTATGACAGACGTGCAAGAGATTTTACGTCTGAAGAAGTAAAAGAAAAATTAGATTCAGGAATTCCACATGTTATAAGATTGAAGGTCCCGCTGAACGAAGAAATAATTTTCGAAGATTTAATAAGAGGCACAATAAAGATCGAGACGAATATAATTGATGACCAGGTTTTATTAAAAGCTGACGGATTTCCGACATACCATTTAGCAAATGTTATCGATGACCATTTAATGAATATTTCTCATATTATAAGAGGTGAAGAATGGGTAACTTCGGTTCCTAAACATATTATTTTATACAGAGCTTTCGGCTGGGAAGTGCCTAAGATGGCACACTTGCCGTTGCTATTAAATCCGGATAAGACGAAGCTTAGCAAAAGACAAGGTGACGTTGCAGTAGAAGATTATATGAAAAAAGGTTATCTGAATGAAGCATTAATTAATTTCATTGCATTACTCGGATGGCATCCCGGTGACGGAATTGAAGAAGAAATTTTTTCTATGGAAAAGCTGATTGAATTATTCTCATTAGAAAAAGTTCACAGTGCGGGAGCGGTTTTCAATATTGATAAACTGAACTGGATGAATAATGACTACATTAAAAATTACGATCTGGATAAACTTACTCATCTTTTAATCCCTTATATAAAAGAAGCGGGATATGACGCATCAGATTTTGAGAAGACTAAAAAAGTGGTTTCTGCAATCCGTGTTTATCTGAATAAACTGAATGAAGTAGGGGAGCATATTAAAATGTTCTATCAGGATAAAGTTGTTGTTGAAAGTGATGAAGATAGGGAAATTGTTACTTCAGATGATGCGAAGAAAATTTTCAATTATTTAATTCCCGCAATAAGCGAAACTGATTTCAGTGAAATTGATAATATAAAAAATCTTTTCAGCGAAGCACAGAAAGCAACAGGGATAAAAGGCAAGAAGTTCTTCCAGCCATTGCGAATTGCAATAACAGGACAAACTCACGGTCCTGAATTTCCTTTAACTATTCAGATTTTAGGAAAAGATAAGGTCTTGGCTGCACTCAGACAAATGCATTGA
- the rsmI gene encoding 16S rRNA (cytidine(1402)-2'-O)-methyltransferase: MIELPQIEFPDLKIEAGTLYIVSTPIGNLEDISFRAIYVLNNVDYIAAEDTRTSGILLAAYGIKRKLISYYSQVESSKLEFILGELKSGKSIALISDAGTPCISDPGSILVSNCVKENIEVVSIPGASSLIHSLVLSGFSTDKFYYHGFLPLKKGRETLFNEFKSMKMPIIIFESPFRILRTLEDINRYLGNKEVCLGRELTKKFEEIKRGRVKDLLQNKNNLKIKGEFVIIINNN; the protein is encoded by the coding sequence ATGATAGAACTGCCTCAGATAGAATTTCCTGATTTAAAAATTGAAGCAGGAACGTTATATATTGTTTCAACTCCTATAGGAAATCTTGAGGATATTTCTTTCAGAGCGATTTACGTTTTAAATAACGTGGATTACATTGCAGCTGAAGATACAAGAACTTCCGGAATTTTATTAGCTGCTTACGGAATAAAACGGAAATTAATCAGTTATTATTCACAGGTAGAATCATCCAAGCTTGAATTTATATTAGGCGAATTAAAATCAGGTAAGTCAATTGCATTGATATCAGATGCAGGTACTCCCTGTATTTCAGATCCCGGGAGTATTTTAGTAAGCAATTGTGTTAAAGAAAATATTGAAGTTGTTTCAATTCCGGGCGCATCATCGTTAATACATTCATTGGTACTTTCAGGATTTTCGACCGATAAATTTTATTATCATGGCTTTCTTCCTCTGAAAAAAGGAAGGGAAACTCTTTTTAATGAGTTTAAGAGTATGAAGATGCCTATAATAATTTTTGAATCACCCTTCAGAATTTTAAGAACACTTGAAGATATTAACAGATACCTCGGAAATAAAGAAGTTTGCTTAGGGAGAGAACTGACAAAAAAATTTGAAGAGATAAAAAGAGGAAGAGTAAAAGATTTATTACAAAATAAAAACAATTTAAAAATAAAAGGTGAGTTTGTAATCATCATTAATAATAATTAA
- the aspA gene encoding aspartate ammonia-lyase, whose protein sequence is MKYRIEKDFLGSLQIPNTAYYGVQTMRAAENFKITGISLSINPIFINSLAYVKKAAALANSKLGLLDKTKTKAIVHACDEIVKGGYYDQFIVDMLQGGAGTSTNMNANEVIANIANEKLGGKKGEYTKVHPNNDVNMSQSTNDAYPTAFRIALYLSTLNLLKTVSELKSSLRKKEKEFKHVIKMGRTQLQDAVPMTLGQEFGAYAEMIDEDMKRIKEAMGLITEINMGATAIGTGINSHPDYAKMVCENLKQITGIPLSVSINLVEATQDTGAYIQVSGVFKRFAVKLSKICNDLRLLSSGPRAGFNEINLPPLQPGSSIMPGKVNPVIPEVVNQIAFQVIGNDLTITMAAEAGQLELNVMEPVIAFRLFDTISILNNGCRTLYEKCINGITANVDVCRKYVENSIGLVTAMVPVIGYEKSSEIAKEALATGKSVYELIIQRNLVSKKELDIIMSPENMTGHKRKH, encoded by the coding sequence ATGAAATACAGAATAGAAAAAGATTTCTTGGGAAGTCTTCAGATTCCAAATACAGCATATTACGGTGTGCAGACAATGCGCGCCGCAGAAAATTTTAAGATAACGGGAATATCGTTATCAATAAATCCTATCTTTATAAATTCATTGGCTTACGTTAAGAAGGCAGCAGCACTTGCAAATAGTAAGTTAGGTCTGCTGGATAAAACAAAGACGAAAGCAATTGTTCATGCATGTGATGAAATAGTTAAGGGCGGATATTACGACCAGTTCATTGTTGATATGCTTCAGGGCGGAGCTGGGACATCAACAAATATGAATGCAAATGAAGTTATTGCTAACATTGCCAATGAAAAACTTGGCGGGAAAAAAGGTGAGTATACTAAGGTTCATCCGAATAACGATGTGAATATGTCGCAGTCAACTAACGATGCTTATCCCACTGCATTCAGAATTGCTCTTTATCTTTCTACATTAAATTTGCTGAAGACAGTTTCTGAACTGAAGTCTTCATTGAGGAAAAAAGAGAAAGAGTTTAAGCATGTAATTAAAATGGGAAGAACTCAGCTGCAGGATGCAGTGCCAATGACGCTTGGACAGGAGTTTGGTGCCTATGCTGAAATGATAGATGAAGATATGAAGAGAATTAAAGAAGCGATGGGACTGATCACTGAAATTAATATGGGTGCGACTGCTATTGGAACGGGAATAAACTCTCATCCTGACTATGCAAAAATGGTATGTGAAAATTTAAAACAGATAACAGGAATTCCATTAAGCGTCTCTATCAATTTAGTTGAAGCTACCCAAGATACAGGTGCATACATTCAGGTAAGCGGAGTGTTCAAAAGATTTGCTGTGAAGCTCTCGAAGATTTGCAATGATTTGCGATTACTTTCATCCGGACCAAGAGCAGGTTTTAATGAAATAAATCTACCCCCTTTACAGCCGGGCTCTTCTATTATGCCGGGTAAAGTAAATCCTGTTATACCTGAAGTTGTCAATCAGATTGCATTCCAGGTTATCGGAAACGATTTAACTATTACTATGGCCGCGGAAGCAGGACAGCTTGAGCTTAATGTAATGGAACCGGTTATTGCGTTCAGACTATTTGATACGATTTCAATTTTGAATAACGGATGCAGAACGCTTTATGAAAAATGTATAAATGGAATAACAGCAAACGTAGATGTCTGCAGAAAATATGTTGAGAACAGTATAGGACTTGTAACAGCAATGGTGCCTGTTATCGGTTACGAAAAATCTTCAGAGATTGCAAAGGAAGCGTTGGCAACAGGGAAATCTGTTTATGAATTAATAATACAAAGAAATCTTGTTTCTAAAAAAGAGCTCGATATAATTATGTCTCCCGAAAACATGACGGGACATAAAAGAAAGCATTAA
- the rlmB gene encoding 23S rRNA (guanosine(2251)-2'-O)-methyltransferase RlmB encodes MLVIGKNPIFEILKNNPKDINKILVLKKIDPDKRSKEIVKMAEDLQIPVHFMNDHQFKVYFDKKNKAEGIDQGIIAFIKDYEYTELRSIVNKCKDKPRSVIAILDEITDPHNFGAIIRSAVCLGVDAIVIPKHNSAEVNHTVMKTSSGTAKMIDIAMEGNLNNSMRFLKDNGYWIAGADLAGDKFIHEADFKGKVGIVLGSEGTGMRKTVRDNCDFLVTIPMSGKTDSLNVSVSAGIIFYEILRQNL; translated from the coding sequence ATGCTAGTTATAGGAAAAAACCCAATCTTCGAAATTCTCAAGAATAACCCGAAGGACATAAATAAAATTCTCGTTCTAAAAAAAATAGACCCGGATAAACGTTCAAAAGAAATTGTTAAAATGGCAGAGGATTTACAAATCCCTGTTCATTTTATGAATGACCATCAGTTCAAAGTTTATTTTGATAAAAAAAATAAAGCTGAAGGCATTGACCAGGGAATAATTGCATTCATTAAAGATTACGAATATACAGAGCTGCGTTCAATAGTAAATAAATGTAAGGATAAGCCCCGAAGTGTAATTGCAATTCTTGATGAAATAACTGACCCGCATAATTTCGGAGCGATAATCCGTTCTGCTGTCTGCTTGGGAGTTGATGCAATTGTAATTCCGAAACATAACTCAGCTGAGGTAAACCACACCGTAATGAAAACATCTTCCGGAACTGCAAAGATGATTGATATTGCAATGGAAGGTAACCTGAATAATTCAATGAGATTTTTGAAAGATAACGGATACTGGATAGCGGGCGCAGATTTAGCAGGTGATAAATTTATTCATGAAGCGGATTTCAAAGGCAAAGTTGGAATTGTTCTCGGAAGTGAAGGCACAGGCATGAGAAAAACTGTTAGAGATAATTGTGATTTTTTAGTAACGATTCCTATGAGCGGAAAAACAGATTCATTGAATGTTTCTGTATCTGCAGGGATTATTTTTTATGAGATATTGAGGCAGAACTTATAA